In Pochonia chlamydosporia 170 chromosome 3, whole genome shotgun sequence, the following are encoded in one genomic region:
- a CDS encoding C6 zinc finger domain-containing protein (similar to Pyrenophora tritici-repentis Pt-1C-BFP XP_001941914.1) — MSTGRDVKTNNHPTVRSRLLSQSSDTAPATSLHLGSDDGLLSSLKRKISDSAVDYPRRRATIACEVCRSRKSRCDGNKPKCKLCAELGAECVYREPGVKLDAGDKLILEHLNRIENLLQINFAANQSNGLHASQDSPSLSNGTALSGDHALISGSSNIISIIPNGGLGTWGSVPVGTNISTMPKCHTNATMHLLQWPLIRDLVSRPYDPQILLQLEMAREPLHTLTKTPCVDLSNTQAYIQAYFDRVNVWYACVNPYTWRSQYRTALSNGFREGPESCIVLLVLALGEASLRGSISRIVPHEEPPGLQYFTAAWSLLPGMITTNNVLAAQCHLLAAAYLFYLVRPLEAWNLLCTTSTKLQLLLMAPNRIPQQQRELVERIYWNALLFESDLLAELDLPHSGVVQFEENVGLPGGFEGEDQDQEQVGRDELWYFLAEIALRRLLNRVSQLIYSKDSMASTTSLEPVVAELDYQLNQWYESLPLPLQFPFSRTMLHDPIQAVLRLRFYACKTIIYRPYILAVLDNEQAVLDPAVRECCHKCLEASVRQLEHIMEHHAGHMPYIWQGALSMMSQTLLLMGASMSPSLLGILLTIVPHQQALDELISEVVMEVQHYSSLAPSLSLAAEIIKEAESPGMFSCFPSELDVRNGWGMFAENKEELEENGETARSAAGGRTSPFSVQGTIDVFYEELELII, encoded by the exons ATGAGTACTGGCCGAGACGTAAAGACCAATAACCACCCCACGGTGAGGTCCCGTCTTCTGTCTCAGTCGTCAGACACTGCGCCAGCGACCTCGCTCCACCTAGGGAGTGATGATGGACTATTGTCATCGCTTAAGCGAAAAATAAGCGATTCTGCCGTTGACTACCCTCGACGCAGAGCTACAATTGCT TGCGAGGTCTGTCGCTCCAGAAAATCGCGGTGTGATGGGAATAAGCCAAAATGCAAACTATGCGCCGAATTAGGTGCTGAGTGCGTTTATAGGGAGCCAGGGGTCAAGTTAGATGCTGGTGATAAATTGATTCTAGAGCATCTGAATCGGATCGAAAACTTATTGCAGATCAACTTCGCCGCGAATCAATCCAATGGCTTGCATGCATCACAAGATTCTCCGTCGTTGAGCAACGGTACCGCCCTCAGCGGCGATCATGCGCTTATTTCTGGCTCGTCGAATATCATCTCGATTATTCCCAATGGAGGCTTGGGTACATGGGGCAGTGTCCCTGTCGGCACAAACATCTCTACAATGCCCAAATGTCACACGAATGCAACTATGCACCTACTGCAATGGCCACTGATCCGTGACCTTGTCTCCAGACCTTACGACCCGCAAATTCTCCTACAACTAGAGATGGCTCGAGAGCCTCTACACACATTAACAAAGACACCCTGCGTCGACCTCTCGAATACACAGGCATATATCCAAGCCTACTTTGACAGAGTCAATGTATGGTATGCTTGCGTCAATCCATACACATGGCGAAGTCAATATCGAACGGCGTTGTCGAACGGGTTTCGAGAGGGCCCCGAGAGCTGCATTGTGCTCCTGGTTCTAGCACTGGGTGAAGCAAGCTTACGAGGAAGCATATCGCGCATTGTGCCGCACGAGGAACCCCCAGGTTTGCAGTACTTTACTGCCGCCTGGTCGCTGCTCCCAGGTATGATCACAACCAACAATGTTCTTGCGGCACAGTGCCATTTGCTTGCCGCTGCATATCTCTTTTACCTCGTTCGGCCTCTTGAGGCGTGGAACTTGCTCTGCACAACGAGCACCAAACTGCAGCTCCTCCTGATGGCTCCCAACAGGATTCCACAGCAGCAGAGAGAATTGGTAGAGAGGATATACTGGAATGCGCTTTTATTTGAGAGTGATCTGCTCGCAGAGTTGGATCTGCCGCATTCTGGTGTAGTGCAATTTGAGGAAAACGTTGGACTACCAGGCGGCTTCGAAGGTGAAGATCAAGATCAAGAGCAGGTTGGCCGTGATGAACTGTGGTACTTCCTGGCTGAAATTGCACTCCGAAGACTTCTCAACAGAGTGAGCCAGCTCATCTACTCGAAGGACTCCATGGCGTCAACGACAAGTCTGGAGCCAGTTGTCGCTGAGCTCGACTACCAGCTAAACCAGTGGTATGAGAGCTTACCACTCCCATTACAGTTTCCCTTCTCGCGGACAATGTTGCACGACCCAATACAGGCGGTTTTGCGGTTGCGCTTCTATGCTTGTAAGACTATAATATACCGGCCGTATATCTTGGCCGTACTGGACAACGAGCAGGCAGTCCTAGACCCAGCCGTTAGGGAGTGTTGCCACAAGTGCCTGGAGGCATCGGTGCGGCAGTTGGAACATATTATGGAACA TCATGCGGGGCACATGCCATATATCTGGCAAGGCGCGTTGTCCATGATGTCTCAAACACTTCTATTAATGGGAGCGTCAATGTCGCCTTCTTTGCTCGGCATACTCCTTACCATTGTGCCTCACCAGCAGGCGTTGGATGAGCTCATCAGCGAGGTTGTTATGGAGGTGCAACACTACTCATCTCTGGCACCAAGTTTAAGCCTGGCGGCCGAGATCATCAAGGAAGCCGAG TCCCCGGGTATGTTTTCTTGCTTCCCTTCGGAACTGGACGTCCGTAACGGCTGGGGGATGTTCGCAGAGAACAAggaagagttggaagaaAACGGTGAGACGGCCCGAAGTGCCGCTGGCGGCCGAACCAGCCCCTTTTCAGTACAGGGCACGATAGACGTCTTCTATGAAGAACTCGAATTGATTATTTGA
- a CDS encoding 3-carboxymuconate cyclase (similar to Metarhizium robertsii ARSEF 23 XP_007822614.2), producing MRNTAVASSLLVTAAHAANMLYVSSYSGKVTTLDVSNACGPGCTASGSVPVLKTISWTDGCKGSPSWLTLDSAESTLFCIDEGLTSSKGSISSFKTNPDGSLSMLKKVSSLSGPVSGALYGGGRGLAVAHYDAGAFTAWDVFNPSKLKLVQTEKYRMNGPGPDPDRQDAPHPHQTVLDPTGKFIVVPDLGADKVYVYAVGSNDLKVKALTPISVKPGSGPRHLAFAVRDGKTFMYLVTELASTIIGYEVTYPAGSIKFKELFNIGSHGAGKPVSKTAYASEVVVSPDAKYLIVSSRGDNTFTIPNFDPKNSTKIISDPLINFSIDAKSGSLTPIQEAPCGGRYPRQFSMNKAGTLVAVGEQKDARVVLIKRDPASGKLGDFAGYANVAGEITSVIFNE from the exons ATGCGCAACACCGCCGTCGCCTCGTCGCTGCTCGTCACGGCAGCTCACGCCGCCAATATGCTGTACGTGTCTTCGTACAGCGGCAAAGTCACGACGCTGGACGTGTCGAACGCTTGCGGCCCGGGGTGTACCGCCTCGGGCAGCGTTCCTGTGCTCAAGACGATTTCGTGGACGGACGGATGTAAGGGCAGTCCGTCGTGGCTGACTCTCGATTCTGCCGAGTCGACGCTGTTTTGTATCGATGAGGGCTTGACCTCTAGCAAGGGCTCGATCTCGTCCTTCAAGACGAATCCTGATGGGTCGTTGAGCATGCTTAAAAAGGTGAGTTCGCTGAGTGGTCCTGTTAGTGGTGCTTTGTATGGTGGTGGGAGAGGTTTGGCCGTGGCTCACTA TGATGCCGGCGCCTTTACGGCCTGGGACGTCTTCAACCCCTCGAAATTGAAGCTCGTTCAAACGGAGAAATATCGCATGAACGGTCCTGGCCCCGATCCAGACAGACAGGACgctcctcaccctcaccaAACTGTTCTCGATCCCACGGGCAAGTTCATCGTTGTGCCTGACCTAGGCGCCGATAAGGTGTACGTCTACGCCGTCGGCAGCAATGATCTCAAAGTGAAGGCCTTGACTCCCATTTCCGTCAAGCCTGGCAGCGGTCCTCGCCACCTCGCCTTTGCTGTTCGCGACGGCAAGACCTTCATGTACTTGGTTACAGAGCTGGCGAGCACCATCATCGGCTACGAGGTTACCTACCCTGCTGGCTccatcaagttcaaggaaCTGTTCAACATTGGTTCCCACGGTGCGGGAAAACCTGTTTCCAAAACGGCATACGCATCTGAAGTGGTTGTCTCT CCTGATGCCAAGTACCTTATTGTTTCGTCTCGCGGCGACAACACCTTCACCATCCCCAACTTTGACCCCAAGAATAGCACCAAGATTATCTCTGACCcgctcatcaacttctccattGACGCCAAGTCTGGAAGCCTCACGCCTATTCAGGAGGCCCCGTGTGGTGGGCGCTATCCTCGCCAGTTTTCTATGAACAAGGCTGGTACTTTGGTGGCGGTTGGAGAGCAGAAAGACGCCAGGGTTGTTCTCATCAAGAGGGATCCTGCGAGTGGCAAATTGGGTGATTTTGCGGGTTATGCAAATGTTGCGGGGGAAATTACTTCAGTCATTTTCAACGAGTAG
- a CDS encoding phosphatidylethanolamine N-methyltransferase (similar to Coccidioides immitis RS XP_001246545.1): MSKSTGLDAEASDLRQRQSKGPSNVASQPPASTVDSQDTRNGSDHDKMKPNSKTYGRTPDGTVFIVPTTHDMVSQLLDPRQPKNLSDAIVLAILASMILVAYFLPDGWKRPVFALTFLFWRACYNIGIGVLLHIQSRHRRLITWAKRWKLFENPKTGRNPRPWLYNLLKRELEAKIPEDYEFEKAPLEYNTWLVFRRVVDLILMCDFVSYCLFAIVCGHTPEGENALVGMARWALGIALVGFNLWVKLDAHRVVKDFAWYWGDFFYLIDQDLTFDGVFEMAPHPMYSIGYAGYYGISMMAASYEVLFISIVAHAAQFAFLVTVENPHIEKTYNPPLPRKRDLSRVQSDSTVSLDMSDQSSIDRPVSTPKTIMQEPPVPVHNMVGFSNMDLFRVPDSMVVLLPMYVAILTLATPTTPIWQAFFVAHALLWRVWYHLGLGIILDRQSKTKMWTRHFLKYGESAGEAWRQWKGLHHISMIMCNASFAAACYKMYSLPADWGYGLVLLKHVLGGGLIALQLWTAFSVYDSLGEFGWFCGDFFWDQEAKLTYTSIYRFLNNPERIFGTAGAWGGALITWSRSIFIMALVAQLLTLFYISYIERPHMQKIYGRSMRGEAGLTKFIKRSLPPPVKGWQESVDKVLDDTTHFVEDFIDTARPKFASGVKTIVRDTSALFNIAPARLTLTKIPADVAGLDPKLYSLSVEGTLSAQSNIHDRATGKESFSGRFPKPVKTMVYEYGSPLKVKWRAPENHSQKDWIGLYMVTDNRSRESTEVPSLGRWAPTNEGVYDALTADSSIVTSEHLSPKSDAMEPDMVEGEVEFNGDKLWWTQGVFEFRYHHNGKHNAMAISEPFEIRIAQFAEDDVDLDSKGMYAQAVESSILPVVQNCLDRDPDIAPSTIDEPFGSHVERDGKYAKRIVYAIREMFGIDFAPAVVLADGNVRKLAWRICNAKEVLAPYSMSHSKGTTTPAAQEFDNTKA, from the exons ATGAGTAAAAGCACTGGCCTCGACGCGGAAGCGTCAGACCTTCGCCAGAGACAGAGCAAGGGTCCATCCAACGTCGCAAGTCAACCACCGGCTTCAACTGTGGACAGCCAGGATACCAGAAATGGCTCTGACCacgacaagatgaagcccAATTCAAAGACCTATGGACGAACACCGGATGGCACAG TCTTCATTGTGCCCACTACCCATGACATGGTCTCGCAGCTCTTGGATCCACGACAGCCCAAGAACTTGTCTGATGCCATTGTCCTCGCTATTCTGGCATCCATGATTCTCGTCGCCTACTTCTTGCCGGATGGATGGAAACGACCCGTCTTTGCCCTCACGTTTCTGTTCTGGCGAGCCTGCTACAATATCGGAATTGGAGTCTTATTACACATTCAGTCCCGCCATCGACGTCTAATCACCTGGGCCAAACGCTGGAAACTCTTCGAAAACCCAAAAACGGGCAGAAATCctcggccatggctgtaCAACCTCCTCAAGCGTGAGCTCGAAGCAAAAATACCGGAAGATTACGAATTCGAAAAGGCACCATTGGAGTATAACACCTGGTTAGTCTTCCGGCGGGTTGttgacttgatcttgatgtGTGATTTCGTGTCATATTGCCTGTTCGCTATCGTCTGTGGTCACACTCCTGAAGGGGAGAATGCGCTTGTTGGTATGGCTCGTTGGGCGCTAGGCATTGCCCTTGTTGGCTTTAATCTCTGGGTTAAACTGGATGCACACAGAGTCGTCAAAGACTTTGCGTGGTACTGGGGTGACTTTTTCTATCTCATCGATCAAGACTTGACCTTTGATGGCGTGTTTGAGATGGCACCGCACCCCATGTACTCGATCGGCTACGCTGGTTATTACGGCATCTCTATGATGGCCGCCAGCTATGAGgtcctcttcatctccatAGTCGCTCATGCCGCTCAATTCGCCTTCCTCGTGACTGTGGAGAATCCTCACATCGAAAAGACCTACAACCCTCCCTTGCCGCGAAAGAGGGACCTCTCCCGGGTTCAAAGTGATTCCACAGTGAGTCTCGACATGTCCGACCAAAGCTCCATCGACCGCCCGGTTTCTACTCCTAAGACGATTATGCAAGAGCCACCAGTCCCGGTTCACAACATGGTTGGTTTCAGCAACATGGACCTCTTCAGAGTGCCAGACTCCATGGTTGTTCTCCTGCCCATGTACGTAGCCATCCTTACTTTGGCAACCCCGACGACGCCAATCTGGCAGGCATTTTTCGTAGCTCACGCACTCCTGTGGCGCGTTTGGTACCACCTTGGACTGGGCATCATTCTTGACAGACagtccaagaccaagatgTGGACCCGACACTTCCTCAAGTATGGTGAGAGTGCAGGCGAGGCCTGGCGCCAGTGGAAGGGCCTGCATCACATCAGCATGATCATGTGTAACGCATCCTTTGCTGCCGCTTGTTACAAGATGTACTCTCTGCCAGCGGACTGGGGATATGGCCTTGTTCTGCTTAAACACGTCCTTGGTGGCGGTCTGATTGCCCTGCAACTCTGGACTGCTTTCAGCGTATACGACTCGCTTGGTGAGTTTGGCTGGTTCTGTGGTGACTTCTTCTGGGATCAAGAGGCGAAGCTCACGTACACGTCCATTTATCGATTCCTCAACAACCCCGAGAGAATCTTCGGAACGGCTGGTGCTTGGGGTGGTGCGCTTATTACCTGGAGCAGGTCcatattcatcatggctctcGTGGCACAGCTCCTGACCCTGTTCTACATTTCGTACATTGAAAGGCCACACATGCAAAAGATTTATGGCAGAAGTATGCGCGGAGAAGCCGGGCTtaccaagttcatcaagcGTTCGCTCCCACCGCCTGTCAAAGGCTGGCAAGAGAGCGTGGACAAGGTTCTCGATGATACCACTCACTTTGTGGAAGACTTTATTGACACCGCTCGTCCCAAATTCGCTTCTGGCGTCAAGACCATTGTTCGAGATACGTCTGCTCTCTTCAATATCGCGCCGGCTCGCCTTACGCTTACGAAAATCCCCGCCGATGTGGCAGGCTTAGACCCGAAGCTGTATTCGCTCTCTGTGGAAGGAACACTGTCTGCTCAATCAAACATTCATGATAGGGCGACTGGCAAGGAGAGCTTCAGCGGGCGGTTCCCCAAACCTGTCAAGACCATGGTCTACGAGTATGGCTCTCCCTTGAAAGTGAAGTGGAGGGCACCCGAGAACCATAGCCAAAAGGATTGGATTGGACTGTACATGGTGACGGATAATCGCTCCAGAGAGTCTACTGAAGTGCCATCCCTCGGCCGCTGGGCTCCCACAAATGAGGGCGTCTACGATGCCTTGACCGCAGACAGCAGCATTGTGACTTCGGAGCACTTGTCTCCCAAGAGCGACGCGATGGAACCGGACATGGTAGAGGGTGAAGTTGAATTCAACGGAGACAAATTGTGGTGGACGCAAGGCGTGTTTGAGTTCCGATACCACCACAACGGAAAACACAATGCCATGGCTATCTCCGAGCCGTTTGAAATCCGCATTGCTCAATTCGCAGAGGATGACGTCGATCTTGATTCCAAGGGCATGTACGCCCAGGCAGTTGAGTCGTCCATCTTGCCGGTCGTTCAAAACTGTCTTGACAGAGACCCAGACATTGCCCCTAGCACAATCGATGAACCTTttggcagccatgttgagcgTGATGGCAAATATGCCAAGCGCATCGTATATGCTATTAGGGAAATGTTTGGCATTGACTTTGCACCCGCTGTGGTATTGGCTGATGGTAACGTACGGAAGCTAGCTTGGAGAATTTGTAACGCAAAGGAAGTCTTG GCGCCGTATAGCATGTCTCACTCAAAGGGTACTACGACGCCAGCAGCCCAAGAATtcgacaacaccaaggctTAG
- a CDS encoding 5-formyltetrahydrofolate cyclo-ligase (similar to Metarhizium acridum CQMa 102 XP_007807692.1) — translation MASPLSAAKQQLRNLVKQKLSTVSADSIATQSRKIFESLQEFKPYLDAKRISVYLSMPSGEIQTDAIVRHALDSGKQVFIPYLHKSPLETPNTPLRVMDMVHLKSIQDYESLQLDRWGIPSVDPATVHERQRILGGPDAHRSDQAGLDLMLLPGVAFDFDESGAIRRLGHGKGFYDFFMNRYLAKAASPDVEAKPILLYGLALTEQLLSGSPDEQIPMGPYDRRLHGLVLGNGEIKESLGSKS, via the exons ATGGCTTCACCACTTTCCGCAGCTAAGCAGCAGCTGCGAAATTTGGTCAAGCAAAAGCTTTCTACAGTATCTGCGGATTCAATCGCTACTCAAA GTAGGAAGATCTTCGAGTCCTTGCAAGAGTTCAAACCATATTTAGACGCCAAAAGAATCAGTGTATATCTTTCCATGCCCTCAGGCGAGATCCAGACTGACGCCATTGTTCGACACGCCCTCGATTCGGGGAAGCAAGTTTTCATTCCCTATCTTCACAAGTCTCCGCTAGAAACGCCCAACACGCCATTGCGTGTTATGGATATGGTGCATCTAAAGAGCATTCAAGACTACGAGAGCTTGCAACTAGATCGATGGGGCATCCCCAGCGTAGATCCAGCTACTGTTCATGAACGTCAGCGCATTCTAGGAGGGCCGGATGCTCACAGATCAGACCAAGCCGGtttggatttgatgctgttgccgGGAGTCGCATTTGACTTTGATGAATCTGGTGCAATTCGAAGACTCGGCCACGGCAAGGGGTTCTACGATTTCTTTATGAATAGATATTTGGCCAAAGCGGCATCGCCTGATGTTGAGGCAAAGCCTATCCTGTTGTACGGGCTGGCATTGACAGAGCAATTGCTCTCGGGTTCACCAGACGAACAGATTCCAATGGGCCCGTACGATAGGCGCTTGCATGGATTGGTGCTGGGAAATGGGGAGATAAAGGAATCACTGGGTAGCAAAAGTTAG
- a CDS encoding translation initiation factor eIF3 subunit (similar to Metarhizium acridum CQMa 102 XP_007814755.1), with protein sequence MATTAPPKPKHDWADDDDVEETTDLPPPQTISNKDGTKTIITFRYNDQGQKVKTTRRVRYVTHKETVNPRVADRKTWTKFGLSQKDGAGPAADTTSVGENIIFRPSINWRKDAKDESQDPNAQSMKDKLKDKKVKCRICNGEHFTARCPYKDTMAPIGENGAADVAAGMGDEPSPAGAGGAVKKGSYVPPALRGDRAGAAGERMGGSKYGERDDFATLRVTNVSEMAEESELRDMFERFGRVTRVFLAKDRETGMAKGFAFISFADRGDAVKACNKMDGFGFKHLILRVEFAKKAQ encoded by the exons ATGGCTACAACGGCCCCCCCCAAGCCCAA GCACGACTGggccgacgacgatgatgtcgaggaaACCACCGatctccctcctccccagACCATCTCTAACAAGGATGGAACCAAGACCATCATCACATTCCGATACAACGACCAAGGACAGAAAGTAAAGACCACCCGCCGCGTTCGCTATGTCACACACAAGGAGACTGTCAACCCCCGAGTCGCCGACAGAAAGACGTGGACCAAGTTTGGTCTCAGCCAAAAAGACGGCGCTGGCCCTGCCGCCGATACGACATCAGTCGGCGAGAACATCATCTTCCGACCCAGCATCAACTGGCGCAAGGATGCCAAGGACGAGAGCCAGGACCCCAACGCGCAGTCGATGAAGGACAAGCtgaaggacaagaaggtcAAGTGCCGTATTTGCAACGGCGAACATTTCACGGCCAGATGTCCCTACAAGGATACCATGGCGCCTATCGGAGAGAACGGCGCCGCGGATGTTGCTGCCGGTATGGGCGACGAGCCCTCGCCTGCGGGTGCCGGTGGTGCCGTTAAGAAGGGTTCCTACGTTCCTCCTGCTTTGCGTGGCGACCGTGCTGGAGCGGCTGGCGAGCGGATGGGAGGATCCAAGTATGGCGAGAGAGACGACTTTGCTACGCTGCGTGTCACCAAT GTTTCCGAGATGGCAGAGGAGTCAGAGCTGCGGGATATGTTTGAGCGTTTCGGTAGAGTCACCAGAGTGTTCCTTGCGAAGGATAGGGAGACAGGTATGGCCAAGGGATTCGCGTTCATCAGCTTCGCAGACCGTGGAGATGCCGTCAAGGCATGCaacaagatggatggatttggTTTCAAGCATCTTATTCTTAGGGTTGagtttgccaagaaggctcAGTAG
- a CDS encoding alpha/beta hydrolase (similar to Aspergillus clavatus NRRL 1 XP_001269762.1) produces the protein MTTSVEAPNNVEQKPTRGGPPSVYFPLGYKDAAYQWWTSVTPTLAERNVISLVPYLKETVDSLTSVATTTTTTDKPDPFGTRIWRRSLVQLSGKNRALNEICIERQGEDVEDTLVMVHGYGAGLGFFYKNFEPITRIPGLKLYALDMLGMGNSSRPPFKIHARDKEEKVKEAEDWFIDALEEWRKARKIERFTLLGHSLGGYLAVSYAIKYPGHLKKLILASPVGIPEDPYAVNAKLPEPEESTLPNEFTQDQQQTTTTAANPPPNAPKRPLPNWLVWLWDANISPFSIVRMAGPFGPRFVSGWSSRRFNHLPPAEAQALHDYSFSIFKQKGSGEYALAYILAPGAYARRPVINRIHQVGRQPYSQEDGKTLKETGIPMVFMYGENDWMDVAGGLAAEEKLKEAKVQALLHGTDDEKRNENGSVRVVVIPKAGHHLYLDNPEDFNDVLTKELKETMAAEKKRALL, from the exons ATGACCACTAGCGTCGAGGCTCCCAACAACGTGGAGCAGAAGCCCACGCGGGGCGGACCTCCATCTGTATACTTTCCGCTTGGTTATAAGGATGCTGCCTATCAATGG TGGACAAGCGTTACTCCCACCCTCGCAGAACGCAATGTCATCTCCCTCGTCCCGTACCTCAAAGAAACCGtagacagcctcaccagcgtcgccaccacaaccaccaccacagacAAACCCGACCCCTTCGGAACCAGAATATGGCGCCGCTCACTCGTCCAACTCTCTGGCAAGAACCGCGCCCTCAACGAAATCTGCATCGAGCGCCAGGGCGAAGATGTCGAGGACACGCTCGTCATGGTTCACGGCTACGGCGCCGGCCTAGGCTTCTTCTACAAGAACTTTGAGCCCATCACCCGCATCCCCGGCTTGAAGCTCTACGCCCTCGACATGCTCGGCATGGGCAACTCGTCGCGGCCGCCGTTCAAAATCCACGCCCGGgacaaggaggagaaggtcaaggaaGCAGAAGACTGGTTCATCGACGCCCTCGAAGAGTGGCGCAAGGCCCGCAAGATCGAACGCTTCACCCTCCTCGGCCACTCTCTAGGCGGCTACCTCGCCGTCTCCTACGCCATCAAATACCCCGGCCACCTGAAGAAGCTCATCCTCGCATCACCAGTCGGCATCCCCGAGGATCCCTACGCcgtcaacgccaaactccccGAACCCGAAGAGTCCACGCTCCCCAACGAATTCACCCAGGACCAgcaacaaaccaccaccacagccgCCAACCCACCGCCCAATGCCCCCAAGCGGCCCCTACCAAACTGGCTCGTCTGGCTCTGggacgccaacatctcccCCTTCAGCATCGTCCGCATGGCCGGCCCCTTTGGCCCTCGCTTCGTATCTGGCTGGAGCTCCCGCCGCTTCAACCACCTTCCCCCCGCGGAAGCCCAAGCCCTCCACGACTactccttctccatcttcaagcAAAAGGGTAGCGGCGAATACGCCCTCGCCTACATCCTCGCCCCCGGCGCATACGCCCGCCGCCCCGTCATCAACCGCATCCACCAAGTCGGTCGCCAGCCTTATTCCcaagaagacggcaagaCTCTCAAAGAGACCGGCATCCCCATGGTCTTCATGTACGGCGAAAACGACTGGATGGACGTGGCGGGTGGTCTCGCAGCAGAGGAGAAACTCAAGGAGGCGAAAGTCCAGGCCCTTCTTCACGGGACAGACGACGAGAAGCGCAATGAGAATGGAAGTGTGAGGGTCGTGGTTATTCCCAAGGCTGGGCATCACTTGTATCTTGATAATCCGGAGGACTTTAATGATGTGTTGACCAAGGAGTTAAAGGAGACGATGGCCGCTGAGAAGAAGCGGGCTTTGCTGTAG
- a CDS encoding Spo7-like protein (similar to Cordyceps militaris CM01 XP_006669909.1), which produces MADDIDSIVKGAPAGTPDIKSSSGPTPIAPATGKQGDPLNHAPSSPSMVYLNLLILEASLRAQFLELRARKRHHTFFLTLLTLWVAFFGYKLYFAPREDGRGVGGSIYWALEGAQKVCFMGGIITAILVWGTGIWDRGIRWPRRWFAISNRGLRGFNCKLVIIRRPWWAEALSTIGFFLTYGLFSHTASSSYRHVEPWLLRETEKELQLSSDGHPMLVLPHDDEEKGGHEEDLAPGGDYVKLLLLPKPFSPTFRENWELYRTEYWERENERRALLRRKVKEHDRKMAKQAYGWLWWLPWREIPQRKPQSHKTLHRHSSSEKVRRNRGGSVRRLSTSSSRSQTPTLDVDDGQLSRRPSSASDKRRKKPSSMSKSKRSGTDSRSVTPEAPSPLTKEATVSVDESSTEGSGRVLRSAGQKTGKDSVEPDKASS; this is translated from the coding sequence atggccgacgacaTCGATTCCATCGTCAAGGGCGCACCAGCCGGGACTCCAGACATCAAGAGCAGCTCTGGACCAACTCCCATTGCGCCCGCTACCGGCAAACAAGGTGACCCTCTCAACCACGCGCCGAGCTCCCCGTCCATGGTCTACCTGaacctcctcatcctcgaaGCTTCCCTCCGAGCGCAGTTCCTCGAGCTCCGTGCCAGAAAACGCCATCATACATTCTTCTTGACCCTGCTGACACTATGGGTCGCCTTCTTCGGCTACAAGCTATACTTTGCCCCTCGCGAAGACGgccgtggtgttggaggCTCCATTTACTGGGCGCTGGAAGGTGCCCAGAAGGTGTGCTTCATGGGAGGCATCATCACGGCAATTTTGGTCTGGGGAACCGGAATCTGGGACCGTGGCATCCGCTGGCCCAGGAGATGGTTTGCTATCTCCAACAGGGGTCTGCGCGGATTCAACTGCAAGCTTGTCATAATACGGCGGCCGTGGTGGGCCGAGGCGCTCTCAACaattggcttcttcctgACGTACGGCCTGTTTTCGCATACCGCGAGCTCCTCCTACCGCCACGTAGAGCCTTGGCTGTTGCGGGAGACGGAAAAGGAGCTTCAGCTTTCCAGTGATGGCCACCcaatgctggtgttgcctcacgatgatgaggaaaaggGTGGACATGAGGAGGACTTGGCACCCGGAGGCGACTACGTCAAACTGCTTCTGCTGCCGAAGCCATTCTCGCCAACATTCAGAGAAAACTGGGAGCTTTACCGTACCGAGTACTGGGAGAGAGAAAACGAACGACGAGCACTATTACGCCGAAAGGTTAAGGAACATGATCGcaagatggccaagcagGCATACGGCTGGCTTtggtggctgccatggcgggAAATCCCCCAGCGCAAGCCGCAATCACACAAGACTCTCCATCGCCACTCCAGCAGCGAGAAGGTACGGAGGAATCGCGGCGGCAGCGTGCGCCGACTATCTACTAGCTCGTCCCGAAGCCAAACGCCAACTTTAGACGTGGACGATGGACAGCTCAGTCGCCGGCCCAGCTCTGCCTCGGATAAGCGCCGCAAGAAGccgtcatccatgtccaagtcGAAGCGATCCGGAACAGATTCACGCTCAGTCACCCCAGAAGCGCCGTCGCCATTGACAAAGGAAGCTACCGTGTCTGTTGACGAGTCTTCTACCGAGGGCAGTGGAAGGGTTTTACGCAGTGCCGGACAAAAGACTGGCAAGGATTCAGTTGAACCGGACAAGGCGAGTTCATAG